From the Castor canadensis chromosome 9, mCasCan1.hap1v2, whole genome shotgun sequence genome, one window contains:
- the LOC109691993 gene encoding transcription initiation factor TFIID subunit 9-like has translation MESGKMASPKSMPKDAQMMAQILKDMGITEYEPRVTNQMLEFAFRYVTTVLDDAKIYSSYAKKATVDADNVQLAIQCHADQSFTSPPPRDFLLDIARQRNQTPLPLIKPYSGPRLPPDRYCLTAPNYRLKSLQKKASTTAGRTTVPWLSVGSVTCRPSTPTLGTPTPQTMSVSTKVGIPMSLTGQRFTVQMSASQSPAVKASIPATSAVQNVLINPSLIGSKNILITTNMVSSQNKTNESSNALKRKREDDDDDDDDDYDNL, from the coding sequence ATGGAGTCTGGCAAGATGGCTTCTCCCAAGAGCATGCCGAAAGATGCACAGATGATGGCACAAATCCTGAAGGATATGGGGATTACAGAATATGAGCCAAGAGTTACAAATCAGATGTTGGAGTTTGCATTCCGATATGTGACCACAGTTCTAGATGATGCTAAAATTTATTCCAGCTATGCTAAAAAAGCCACTGTTGATGCAGATAATGTGCAATTGGCAATCCAGTGTCATGCTGACCAGTCTTTCACCTCTCCACCCCCAAGAGATTTTTTATTAGATATTGCAAGGCAAAGAAATCAAACCCCTTTGCCATTGATTAAGCCATATTCAGGTCCTAGATTGCCACCTGATAGATACTGCTTAACAGCTCCAAACTATAGGCTTAAGTCTTTACAAAAAAAAGCATCTACTACTGCAGGAAGAACAACTGTTCCATGGTTAAGTGTTGGTTCAGTTACCTGCAGACCAAGTACTCCCACATTGGGCACACCAACCCCACAAACCATGTCTGTTTCAACTAAAGTAGGGATTCCAATGTCCCTCACAGGGCAAAGGTTTACAGTTCAGATGTCTGCTTCTCAGTCCCCTGCTGTAAAAGCATCAATTCCTGCAACATCAGCAGTTCAAAATGTTCTGATTAATCCGTCATTAATTGGGTCCAAAAACATCCTTATTACCACTAATATGGTATcatcacaaaataaaaccaatgaaTCATCAAATGCATTGAAAAGAAAACGTGAAGATGAtgacgatgatgatgatgatgactatGATAATTTGTAA